In Cotesia glomerata isolate CgM1 linkage group LG3, MPM_Cglom_v2.3, whole genome shotgun sequence, one genomic interval encodes:
- the LOC123261573 gene encoding uncharacterized protein LOC123261573 isoform X2: protein MNDSNAASSTAVSKEQSFNTNLNALTQISCSQENVNPQLPNRILPVKNTFQSLCTKCFSTLDSNSINYVPDRQDLKTFLNQSYKGQLILNYYKLHNNLTDTLSNYLAEITFGREINIILKQGKVTLDNPLKKLEVPPAILKNLATEISELFDDKSGIYYSPGFTDGTNRINPTGKLQSQLNYARRQLIDSGLLVITSRRSSVVVDSTDSTSTISLLNLLKQNSDDLEKIEKAWIDTFSARKQLIADNCLSGEKGVDFITSDFEKKCESAQSFKTSWPNLRATFEDFILSKRIDDVDAATQVVKLAELVDDDEDAVIFSLLPLAIKSSIASTVKRRNLMSWKLRLKLGGRHLLLIKKHFTPLWLLSDLSANLSTFMS from the exons ATGAATGATTCTAACGCGGCTTCATCAACTGCAGTATCTAAAGAGCAAAGTTTTAATACTAATTTGAATGCTTTAACACAGATTTCCTGTTCACAAGAAAATGTTAATCCACAACTACCTAACCGTATTTTACCAGTGAAAAACACATTTCAAAGTTTGTGTACCAAGTGTTTCTCGACATTAGATTCTAATTCTATCAATTATGTGCCAGATCGCCAGGATTTGAAGACATTTTTGAATCAAAGCTACAAAGGTCAATTgattcttaattattacaaGCTTCATAATAATCTCACTGATACTTTGAGCAATTATTTGGCGGAAATCACTTTTGGCCGggagattaatattattcttaaaCAAGGAAAAGTCACCTTAGATAAtcctttgaaaaaattaga AGTTCCACCGGCTATACTTAAAAATCTCGCCACAGAAATAAGTGAATTATTTGATGACAAATCAGGCATTTACTACAGTCCTGGGTTTACAGATGGCACAAATAGAATTAACCCAACTGGTAAATTACAAAGCCAGTTAAACTATGCTCGAAGACAATTAATAGACTCAGGTTTATTAGTTATCACTAGTCGCCGTAGCTCAGTTGTAGTTGATAGTACTG ATTCAACTTCAACCATAAGTCTATTAAATTTACTGAAACAGAACTCTGAcgatttggaaaaaattgagaaagcTTGGATTGATACGTTCTCAGCTCGAAAACAGTTGATAGCAGACAATTGTTTATCAGGTGAAAAAGGAGTTGATTTT atAACGTcggattttgagaaaaaatgtGAAAGTGCTCAATCATTCAAGACATCTTGGCCAAATCTTCGAGCAACATttgaagattttattttatcaaaaaggATAGATGATGTTGATGCTGCAACTCAGGTTGTTAAATTAGCCGAGTTAGTCGATG ATGATGAAGATGCtgtcattttttcattattaccTTTGGCCATTAAATCGTCAATTGCCAGTACTGTTAAACGGAG aAATCTGATGAGCTGGAAGCTAAGATTAAAGCTCGGCGGCAGAcatttattactaataaagAAGCATTTTACCCCTTTATGGTTATTGTCGGACCTGTCTGCAAACCTGTCGACTTTTATGTCATAA
- the LOC123261573 gene encoding uncharacterized protein LOC123261573 isoform X1, which produces MNDSNAASSTAVSKEQSFNTNLNALTQISCSQENVNPQLPNRILPVKNTFQSLCTKCFSTLDSNSINYVPDRQDLKTFLNQSYKGQLILNYYKLHNNLTDTLSNYLAEITFGREINIILKQGKVTLDNPLKKLEVPPAILKNLATEISELFDDKSGIYYSPGFTDGTNRINPTGKLQSQLNYARRQLIDSGLLVITSRRSSVVVDSIIRTIDSTSTISLLNLLKQNSDDLEKIEKAWIDTFSARKQLIADNCLSGEKGVDFITSDFEKKCESAQSFKTSWPNLRATFEDFILSKRIDDVDAATQVVKLAELVDDDEDAVIFSLLPLAIKSSIASTVKRRNLMSWKLRLKLGGRHLLLIKKHFTPLWLLSDLSANLSTFMS; this is translated from the exons ATGAATGATTCTAACGCGGCTTCATCAACTGCAGTATCTAAAGAGCAAAGTTTTAATACTAATTTGAATGCTTTAACACAGATTTCCTGTTCACAAGAAAATGTTAATCCACAACTACCTAACCGTATTTTACCAGTGAAAAACACATTTCAAAGTTTGTGTACCAAGTGTTTCTCGACATTAGATTCTAATTCTATCAATTATGTGCCAGATCGCCAGGATTTGAAGACATTTTTGAATCAAAGCTACAAAGGTCAATTgattcttaattattacaaGCTTCATAATAATCTCACTGATACTTTGAGCAATTATTTGGCGGAAATCACTTTTGGCCGggagattaatattattcttaaaCAAGGAAAAGTCACCTTAGATAAtcctttgaaaaaattaga AGTTCCACCGGCTATACTTAAAAATCTCGCCACAGAAATAAGTGAATTATTTGATGACAAATCAGGCATTTACTACAGTCCTGGGTTTACAGATGGCACAAATAGAATTAACCCAACTGGTAAATTACAAAGCCAGTTAAACTATGCTCGAAGACAATTAATAGACTCAGGTTTATTAGTTATCACTAGTCGCCGTAGCTCAGTTGTAGTTGATAGTA ttatcagaacta TAGATTCAACTTCAACCATAAGTCTATTAAATTTACTGAAACAGAACTCTGAcgatttggaaaaaattgagaaagcTTGGATTGATACGTTCTCAGCTCGAAAACAGTTGATAGCAGACAATTGTTTATCAGGTGAAAAAGGAGTTGATTTT atAACGTcggattttgagaaaaaatgtGAAAGTGCTCAATCATTCAAGACATCTTGGCCAAATCTTCGAGCAACATttgaagattttattttatcaaaaaggATAGATGATGTTGATGCTGCAACTCAGGTTGTTAAATTAGCCGAGTTAGTCGATG ATGATGAAGATGCtgtcattttttcattattaccTTTGGCCATTAAATCGTCAATTGCCAGTACTGTTAAACGGAG aAATCTGATGAGCTGGAAGCTAAGATTAAAGCTCGGCGGCAGAcatttattactaataaagAAGCATTTTACCCCTTTATGGTTATTGTCGGACCTGTCTGCAAACCTGTCGACTTTTATGTCATAA